From a region of the Solanum stenotomum isolate F172 chromosome 2, ASM1918654v1, whole genome shotgun sequence genome:
- the LOC125856450 gene encoding uncharacterized protein LOC125856450 codes for MLANLDEPVGRILKRTELDMEFIQCDINNLKWRGQIVETMVMNPSFGTQRKGADMFLPPNNAHVGGWIYRWKKYANHDAEQTCYKLDNPHGYPHKATMVSTRVNFLLLEF; via the exons ATGCTTGCTAACCTGGATGAGCCAGTTGGTCGCATTTTAAAGAGGACTGAG CTAGACATGGAATTTATTCAATGTGACATCAATAACTTAAAATGGAGAG GTCAGATTGTTGAAACAATGGTTATGAATCCATCTTTTGGAACACAAAGGAAAGGTGCTGACATGTTTCTTCCACCAAATAATGCTCATGTAGGTGGTTGGATTTACAGGTGGAAGAAATATGCCAACCATGATGCAGAGcaaacatgttataaattggacAATCCACATGGTTATCCACATAAAGCAACGATGGTATCGACTCGAGTTAACTTCCTGCTGTTGGAGTTTTAA